GCCATTCTTTTTTTCTATATAATCAAGGTCCATCAATCTTTTTATAGCTCCCTGAACCCCTCCTATAGAACCAAGGTTGTATCTGTTCATATATTCGGTTGAGTATGGTTTATCTGTAGGTTCCTCGGATATGGCATACAGTAGTTTTATCTGCTGAGGTGCCAAAATCTGAAGCATTGCTTCATACATGGGCCTTTCCTCATTAATGGCTTTGATAAATCCTTTTGAATAGTCCTCTTCCGTTATATGTTTACCGCTAACCTCGTATATAGAATAGGGAACTCTCTGAATGTAATATGGATAACCGCCAACCTTTTCAGAAATTTTTCTGGCAATTTCCTCTTGACATATCTTTCCTCCATGCCTAAATTGTTCAACTATAAAGGCTGTGGATTCATCGAGCGGAAGTGGACATAAAGGATAATTAATAGCACTTCTGTAGAAAGGTCTTTTTCGCTCATTGAAGATCTCACTCAATATCCTTCTCCTGCTTCCTACAAAGAAATATGAAGCATTTCTATGGGTCTGTATGTGAGACCTCATGATACCTTCTATCTGAAGAGATTCACGTAATTCGGCAATCTCCTGAAATTCATCAATAACCACATGGAAGCCTTTCTTACTCGTCTCCATAAACTTTCCAAAGCCAGCAAGAACATCCTCAAGCAGCTCAATCCCCCTTCTTTTTCCTGCGGGCTCAGCAGTTATGGACATCCCGAATTCTGGATCAGGACGGATAACCGGCCGCCATGACGTTAAAAACCTCATTGCCTTTTTTAGAAGATTCTCGTCTTTATGACAAAAGGAATATAATCTTGAGGCTAATCTTGATGCTATATCTTCTAAAGAATACACCCCAAAAAAATCAATGTATAGAGTAATAATTCCCTCACGGGACAATTTTGCTTGAATTCTTTTTACAAGGGATGTTTTTCCATAACGTCTTGGTGAATAAAGAACAACATTCGCCCTATTTCGTGAATGTGAAAGAAGCTCTTCGATCTCTTTCTTTCTGTCACAAAAAGGAGCTGTCAAGGGAAGCTCTCGAAAATAAAAAGGATTTGCCAGCGCCAATCACCTCTTTCGTAATTATTCTATTATAGTTACTCTATTATAGTTACTATATTATAGCAATAATGATAAATCAAGGATAAATGCTAAACACAAGGCCCCTTGAAAGAGTGGCCATAAAATAAGAGAGACCAGAGTTGTCAAAGAACAAAAGGGATTTTTTATAGAGAACCCAGTTTTCACTGACATTTCTTCATTTTAATTTTGTTTCTTTCTCAGCAATTTCTTTGCAATAGCTAAAAAATCGTTAGCAGCTCTGATTAAACTCTGTGCACCTTCTTTTGAAAAACTTGAACGATAATCTGCTGACTCTCTCATTTCTTTTCCAAGCATAAGGCTTTCTAAAATTCCCTTTTCAATAAATCCTTTCTCTACATATAAATGTTCTAAAGCAACTACCAGACAGTAATGACTTTTCTCACGATATTTTCGGGCATAAATCAATGCTCTTGCTGTATGGAACATAGAGTAGTAAGCCTGTATTGTAGCCCATTTATAATTTTTTCTTTCGAAACTATCCTTAGAAGATAAAAGGTCATCATTTGCAGATTTGAGTTCTTTCTCAACAAGTGAAGGCCCTTTTTCAAATGCAACAA
This window of the candidate division WOR-3 bacterium genome carries:
- a CDS encoding ATP-binding protein, giving the protein MTAPFCDRKKEIEELLSHSRNRANVVLYSPRRYGKTSLVKRIQAKLSREGIITLYIDFFGVYSLEDIASRLASRLYSFCHKDENLLKKAMRFLTSWRPVIRPDPEFGMSITAEPAGKRRGIELLEDVLAGFGKFMETSKKGFHVVIDEFQEIAELRESLQIEGIMRSHIQTHRNASYFFVGSRRRILSEIFNERKRPFYRSAINYPLCPLPLDESTAFIVEQFRHGGKICQEEIARKISEKVGGYPYYIQRVPYSIYEVSGKHITEEDYSKGFIKAINEERPMYEAMLQILAPQQIKLLYAISEEPTDKPYSTEYMNRYNLGSIGGVQGAIKRLMDLDYIEKKNG
- a CDS encoding HEPN domain-containing protein, with the translated sequence MISEFKRCLEKEKVVAFEKGPSLVEKELKSANDDLLSSKDSFERKNYKWATIQAYYSMFHTARALIYARKYREKSHYCLVVALEHLYVEKGFIEKGILESLMLGKEMRESADYRSSFSKEGAQSLIRAANDFLAIAKKLLRKKQN